CAGGCAACGCGGATAAAGTCGGCCATGCTTTTGTGACTCTCCCCATATTTTGCTTCGGAGGGATAGCCCAGCAACTGATTAAATTCCTCGAAATGGACCCGATGTCCGTCCGCCGTCCGGTCAAAACGCTTGATGATGAGGGCCTGCTCCATAAAGCCCTCAATTCGTCCCATGTGCAGATCAACGATATTGTCGCCTGGCAAGAATGCCTTAAGCGCCATTGTGGTCAGGTATTCATTGGTAGTCAGGTCTTCATGCCGCGGCGAGGGAAATTTTCCGATATGTGTGCTCAGTTCCTTCTCACGCGCCGGACGGAATTTGCCGTCCTGCTCGATCAGAGTCAGCTTGGGCTGGATACCTGAGAGCGATGCCCTTCCGGCCATGACTGGCATGTCCATGGCGTTGTCCGGATGGACGGTGCCGCGCTCCTGCGGTTCCGGATCGAT
The nucleotide sequence above comes from Candidatus Nitrospira nitrificans. Encoded proteins:
- a CDS encoding HipA domain-containing protein, which codes for MIDPEPQERGTVHPDNAMDMPVMAGRASLSGIQPKLTLIEQDGKFRPAREKELSTHIGKFPSPRHEDLTTNEYLTTMALKAFLPGDNIVDLHMGRIEGFMEQALIIKRFDRTADGHRVHFEEFNQLLGYPSEAKYGESHKSMADFIRVACPLKFIDSTCASSPDSCSAIPICI